One genomic region from Jilunia laotingensis encodes:
- a CDS encoding HdeD family acid-resistance protein: MKTVFDGLQQSVKNWWVSLLLGILYIGVAICLMFAPLSSYVALSIIFSISMLISGILEILFAISNKHVSSWGWYLAGGIIDLLIGIYLVAYPMVSMEVIPFLIAFWLMFRGFSATGYSMDLKRYGTRDWGWYMAFGILAILCSLIILWQPAVGALYAIYMISFTFLIIGFFRIMLSFELKNLHKRGKEEE, encoded by the coding sequence ATGAAAACAGTATTTGACGGGCTTCAACAATCAGTGAAAAACTGGTGGGTATCCCTCCTTTTAGGTATTTTGTATATCGGTGTTGCCATTTGCCTTATGTTTGCTCCCCTGAGCAGCTATGTAGCGCTTAGTATTATATTCAGCATTTCTATGCTAATCAGTGGTATTCTCGAAATTCTGTTTGCAATAAGCAATAAACATGTATCCAGTTGGGGATGGTACCTGGCGGGAGGTATAATCGATCTTCTTATAGGTATATATCTGGTTGCGTACCCAATGGTCAGCATGGAAGTAATTCCATTCCTTATCGCATTCTGGTTGATGTTCCGCGGCTTCTCAGCCACAGGCTACTCAATGGACCTTAAACGCTATGGTACCCGTGATTGGGGCTGGTACATGGCTTTTGGCATACTTGCAATACTTTGCTCTTTAATCATTCTATGGCAACCTGCAGTCGGTGCTTTATACGCGATCTATATGATCTCATTTACTTTCCTTATAATCGGTTTCTTTAGAATCATGCTCTCGTTTGAACTAAAAAATTTGCATAAAAGAGGAAAAGAAGAAGAGTAG
- a CDS encoding tetratricopeptide repeat protein — protein sequence MIRKNSSSDKGQELNELIASYETAKANNRQVYMDGDQLADIADKYATERRFEDAQEVITYGLELHPGHTDLLVEQAYLYLDTMQFAKAKNVAECINETYESEVKLLKAEILLTEGKLEDAEKELESIEEKDDLKNIIDIAYLYIDMDYPEKALPWLTRGYDKYKEEEEFLAVMADCYRSENEYEQAIDFYNRLIDKNPYNPTYWTGLAKCHFDTMDFAKAIEACDFALTADENFGEAHTIKAHSLLQIENNEDAIEEYSKALQCKSLPPDLTYMFIGLAYTNMEKWELSYENYGKALKSIPNENSPILVDLYSGQAKCLSKLGKLEEAHLIFEKAKKIIPDSVDIYLQDSQIYLEEDKFDEAKECWRHALNLAPEPETLVQIGNFSLDYGMVENARQCFEQAREDDPDYPGINGLLATVCMILRDHKAFYKYNQLSESPLNLDTFHASLLKTGDRYLLKDLEKFIDEVKECSEDDKKPAKKEKHQKKK from the coding sequence ATGATTAGAAAAAACTCGTCTTCGGACAAAGGACAAGAATTAAATGAACTTATTGCCAGTTATGAAACGGCAAAAGCTAACAATAGACAAGTCTACATGGACGGAGACCAACTGGCGGATATAGCTGATAAATATGCAACAGAACGCCGTTTCGAGGATGCCCAGGAAGTTATCACTTATGGCTTGGAATTGCATCCGGGACATACAGACCTTCTTGTAGAACAAGCTTATCTGTATCTGGACACAATGCAATTTGCCAAGGCTAAAAATGTAGCCGAATGTATCAATGAGACCTATGAATCGGAAGTAAAACTTCTAAAAGCAGAAATATTGCTTACCGAAGGTAAACTGGAGGATGCAGAAAAGGAATTGGAATCTATCGAAGAAAAAGACGATCTAAAAAACATCATTGATATAGCCTATCTTTATATTGATATGGATTATCCCGAAAAAGCCTTACCGTGGCTCACACGCGGATATGACAAATACAAAGAGGAAGAAGAATTTCTAGCGGTCATGGCAGATTGTTACCGCAGTGAAAATGAGTATGAACAAGCGATCGATTTTTATAATAGATTAATCGATAAAAATCCCTATAATCCTACCTATTGGACAGGTTTAGCTAAATGCCATTTCGACACGATGGACTTCGCTAAAGCGATTGAAGCATGTGATTTTGCATTGACAGCCGATGAAAATTTTGGAGAAGCCCATACGATAAAGGCTCATAGTCTGCTTCAAATAGAAAACAATGAGGATGCAATCGAAGAATACAGTAAAGCTCTTCAATGTAAAAGTCTCCCACCTGATCTGACCTATATGTTCATCGGACTGGCCTATACTAATATGGAAAAATGGGAACTTAGCTACGAAAATTATGGAAAAGCTTTGAAAAGTATTCCCAATGAGAACTCACCCATTCTTGTAGATTTATATTCAGGCCAAGCCAAATGCCTTTCAAAATTAGGAAAACTTGAAGAAGCCCATTTAATTTTCGAAAAAGCAAAAAAAATTATTCCCGATAGTGTAGATATCTATTTACAGGATAGTCAAATTTATCTGGAAGAAGATAAATTTGATGAAGCCAAAGAATGTTGGCGACACGCATTGAACCTTGCACCTGAACCGGAAACGTTGGTCCAGATCGGCAATTTCAGTCTTGATTACGGTATGGTGGAAAACGCCCGCCAATGCTTTGAACAGGCTCGCGAAGACGATCCTGATTATCCGGGAATCAATGGTCTTCTTGCCACAGTATGCATGATTCTCAGAGATCATAAAGCATTCTATAAATACAATCAGTTATCTGAAAGCCCTTTGAATCTGGATACTTTCCACGCGAGCCTCTTAAAAACCGGAGATCGTTATCTTTTAAAGGATCTTGAAAAATTCATAGATGAAGTAAAGGAGTGTTCGGAAGATGACAAAAAACCTGCAAAAAAAGAAAAGCATCAAAAGAAAAAATAA
- a CDS encoding glutamine--tRNA ligase/YqeY domain fusion protein codes for MTDIKIEEVGGEKKSLNFIEQIVENDLKEGKNGGRVQTRFPPEPNGYLHIGHAKAICLDFGLAARHGGVCNLRFDDTNPTKEDMEYVEAIEEDIKWLGFEWENVYYASDYFQQLWDFAVQLIKEGKAYIDEQTSEQIAAQKGTPTQPGVESPYRNRPMEENLRLFEKMNSGEIEEGAMVLRAKIDMANPNMHFRDPIIYRVVKHPHHRTGTTWKAYPMYDFAHGQSDFFEGVTHSLCTLEFVVHRPLYDLFIDWLKEGKDLKDNRPRQYEFNKLNLSYTLMSKRNLLTLVKEGLVNGWDDPRMPTICGFRRRGYSPESIRKFVDKIGYTTYDALNEFALLESAVREDLNTRATRVSAVLNPVKLIITNYPEGQVEELEAINNPEDPEAGSHTIEFSRELWMEREDFMEDAPKKYFRMTPGQEVRLKNAYIVKCTGCKKDENGTITEVYCEYDPHTKSGMPDANRKVKGTLHWVSCAHCLKAEVRLYDRLWKVENPRDELAAIREAKNCDALEAMKEMINPDSLNILTNCYVEKFVATMPPLSYLQFQRIGYFNVDKDSTSDKMIFNRTVGLKDTFKIKN; via the coding sequence ATGACAGATATTAAAATCGAAGAAGTTGGCGGTGAAAAGAAAAGCCTCAACTTTATTGAGCAAATTGTTGAGAATGATTTGAAAGAAGGCAAAAACGGAGGAAGAGTACAAACTCGTTTCCCGCCCGAACCGAACGGCTACCTTCATATCGGACATGCCAAAGCGATTTGCCTTGATTTCGGTCTTGCCGCCCGTCATGGAGGCGTATGTAACCTCCGTTTCGATGATACAAATCCCACCAAAGAGGATATGGAGTATGTAGAAGCCATCGAAGAAGATATTAAATGGCTTGGATTTGAATGGGAAAACGTTTATTATGCTTCCGATTATTTCCAGCAACTCTGGGACTTTGCCGTGCAACTTATAAAGGAAGGCAAAGCCTATATTGACGAACAAACTTCCGAACAGATCGCAGCACAAAAAGGCACTCCGACTCAACCGGGTGTCGAAAGCCCTTACCGCAACCGCCCGATGGAAGAAAACCTCAGACTGTTTGAAAAAATGAACAGCGGTGAAATAGAAGAAGGGGCTATGGTGCTTCGTGCCAAAATAGATATGGCAAATCCGAACATGCACTTCCGCGATCCGATTATTTATCGTGTCGTAAAACATCCTCACCACCGTACAGGCACTACCTGGAAAGCATATCCGATGTATGACTTTGCACACGGTCAAAGTGACTTCTTCGAGGGTGTCACCCATTCGCTTTGTACGCTTGAGTTTGTGGTGCATCGTCCGCTATATGACCTTTTCATCGATTGGTTGAAAGAAGGTAAAGATCTTAAAGACAACCGTCCACGCCAATATGAGTTCAATAAACTCAACCTCAGTTACACCCTGATGAGCAAACGTAACTTGCTTACGCTTGTAAAAGAAGGGTTGGTAAACGGTTGGGACGATCCTCGTATGCCGACAATCTGCGGTTTCCGTCGTCGTGGTTATTCTCCGGAATCCATTCGCAAATTCGTGGATAAAATCGGATACACGACCTATGATGCGCTCAACGAGTTCGCATTGCTGGAAAGTGCTGTCCGCGAAGATCTCAACACCCGTGCCACCCGTGTTTCCGCAGTCCTGAATCCGGTAAAACTTATTATTACCAATTATCCGGAAGGACAGGTAGAAGAACTGGAAGCCATCAATAATCCGGAAGACCCTGAAGCGGGCAGTCATACGATTGAATTCAGCCGGGAGTTGTGGATGGAACGCGAAGACTTTATGGAAGACGCTCCGAAAAAATACTTCCGCATGACTCCGGGACAGGAGGTACGACTGAAGAATGCATACATTGTAAAATGCACAGGTTGTAAAAAAGATGAGAACGGAACAATCACCGAAGTATATTGCGAGTACGATCCGCACACAAAAAGCGGGATGCCCGATGCCAACCGCAAAGTAAAAGGAACGTTGCACTGGGTAAGTTGCGCCCACTGCCTGAAAGCTGAGGTACGGCTTTATGACCGGCTCTGGAAAGTAGAGAATCCACGAGATGAATTGGCTGCCATTCGTGAAGCTAAGAATTGTGACGCCTTGGAAGCAATGAAAGAGATGATCAATCCCGATTCATTGAATATCCTCACCAATTGTTATGTAGAAAAGTTCGTTGCTACCATGCCACCTCTCTCCTACTTGCAATTTCAACGTATCGGCTACTTCAATGTAGATAAAGATTCTACTTCCGATAAAATGATCTTCAATCGTACAGTAGGCTTGAAAGATACTTTTAAAATTAAGAATTGA
- a CDS encoding phosphate ABC transporter substrate-binding protein, translating into MKITALFLLCWMLSGTLYAQRIKGSDTLLPIAQQTAERFMNKNPDARVTVTGGGTGVGISALLDNTTDIAMASRPIKFSEKMKAKAAKQDIEETIVAYDALAVIVHPSNPVKQLTRKQLEDIFRGKITNWKQVGGEDRKIVVYSRETSSGTYEFFKESVLKNKNYMPGSLSMPATGAIIQSVSQTQGAIGYVGLAYVSPRIKTLSVSYDGKPYAEPSVENATNKTYPIVRPLYYYYNARNKGDVAPLMDFILSTEGQDIIKKSGYIPVK; encoded by the coding sequence ATGAAAATAACAGCTCTCTTTCTCCTGTGTTGGATGCTATCCGGCACACTTTACGCCCAACGCATCAAGGGAAGCGACACGTTGCTTCCGATAGCCCAGCAAACCGCTGAACGGTTCATGAACAAGAATCCGGATGCACGTGTCACGGTGACAGGAGGTGGAACGGGGGTCGGCATTTCCGCCCTTCTGGATAACACGACTGACATCGCCATGGCATCACGCCCCATCAAGTTCAGTGAAAAGATGAAAGCGAAGGCAGCCAAACAAGATATAGAAGAAACCATTGTCGCTTACGATGCGCTTGCGGTGATCGTACATCCTTCAAATCCGGTCAAACAACTGACACGCAAGCAACTGGAAGATATCTTCCGCGGTAAAATCACCAATTGGAAACAAGTGGGCGGAGAAGATCGTAAAATAGTCGTTTATTCCCGCGAAACGTCCTCCGGAACCTACGAGTTTTTCAAAGAAAGCGTCCTTAAAAACAAAAATTACATGCCTGGTAGTTTATCCATGCCGGCTACGGGCGCAATCATACAATCAGTCAGCCAGACACAAGGCGCCATCGGTTATGTAGGACTTGCCTATGTATCACCTCGGATCAAAACCTTATCCGTATCTTATGACGGCAAGCCTTATGCCGAACCGAGTGTTGAGAATGCCACTAACAAAACATATCCCATCGTTCGTCCGCTCTACTATTACTACAATGCCCGTAATAAAGGGGACGTCGCTCCATTGATGGACTTTATCCTGTCCACCGAGGGACAGGATATAATTAAAAAGAGTGGATATATTCCGGTGAAATAA
- the tpx gene encoding thiol peroxidase, which produces MATTNFKGQPVKIIGEFIQVGKVAPDFELVKTDLSSFSLKDLKGKNVILNIFPSLDTSVCATSVRKFNKLAAGMKDTVVLAISKDLPFAHARFCTTEGIENVIPLSDFRFSDFDESYGVLMADGPLAGLLARAVVVVGKDGKVAYTELVPEITQEPDYDKALAAVKE; this is translated from the coding sequence ATGGCAACAACAAATTTCAAAGGACAACCGGTGAAGATTATCGGTGAATTCATTCAAGTAGGCAAAGTAGCTCCAGATTTCGAGCTGGTAAAAACTGATTTATCTTCTTTTTCTCTTAAAGATTTAAAAGGTAAAAATGTAATTCTAAATATTTTCCCGAGTCTTGACACGAGTGTATGCGCAACGTCAGTACGTAAATTCAACAAATTGGCAGCAGGAATGAAGGATACGGTAGTGTTGGCTATATCAAAAGATTTACCTTTTGCACATGCCCGTTTTTGTACTACTGAAGGCATCGAAAATGTGATACCATTGTCAGATTTCCGCTTTTCCGATTTTGACGAGAGCTACGGAGTGCTGATGGCAGATGGTCCGCTTGCCGGATTGTTGGCGCGTGCTGTGGTAGTTGTTGGAAAAGATGGTAAGGTGGCTTATACTGAGCTTGTTCCGGAGATTACGCAAGAACCCGATTATGACAAGGCATTGGCTGCAGTGAAAGAATAA
- a CDS encoding master DNA invertase Mpi family serine-type recombinase: MVIAYLRVSTEKQFLANQKEEILRFAEKNGLTIDKWYTETVSGSVSTKERKLAPLLKQMKPGDTLVVTEISRLSRTLLEIMTILNLCIKKQVVLYSTKEGYVFQNDINSKVLGFAFGLMAEIERNLISMRTKEALARRKQEGIALGRKKGDNPKLQVLHDNKRYILKQAKGGQKHAKLAREFGVSRTTMFRFLKAQGVVN, from the coding sequence ATGGTAATAGCTTATTTAAGAGTAAGTACGGAAAAGCAATTTTTAGCGAATCAAAAGGAAGAAATTTTAAGATTTGCTGAAAAAAATGGACTGACCATTGATAAATGGTACACCGAGACGGTGAGTGGAAGTGTAAGCACAAAAGAACGAAAATTAGCACCGCTATTGAAACAGATGAAACCTGGGGATACATTGGTTGTAACTGAGATTTCGAGGTTAAGTCGTACGTTACTGGAAATCATGACAATCTTGAATTTATGTATCAAAAAGCAAGTCGTGCTATACAGCACGAAAGAAGGATACGTATTTCAGAATGATATTAATAGTAAAGTACTGGGGTTCGCTTTTGGTTTGATGGCTGAAATTGAACGTAACTTGATTTCTATGCGTACCAAAGAAGCATTGGCAAGACGTAAGCAAGAGGGAATAGCATTAGGAAGAAAAAAAGGAGATAATCCTAAATTGCAGGTTCTTCATGATAACAAGAGATATATTTTGAAACAAGCTAAAGGTGGGCAGAAACATGCAAAGCTGGCTCGTGAGTTTGGAGTTTCCAGAACTACTATGTTCCGGTTTTTAAAAGCGCAGGGAGTCGTAAATTAA
- a CDS encoding DedA family protein: MESVAFIQWCLDHLNYWTITLLMAIESSFIPFPSEVVVPPAAYKAAVNDEMNVYLVVLFSTIGANIGALINYYLAYWLGRPLIYKFANSRFGHMCLIDQAKVEHAETYFDKHGALSTFIGRLIPAVRQLISIPAGLAKMKLSTFLLYTTLGAGLWNSILAIIGYNLASVPGIESEEQLLARVTEYSHELGYFFIAVGVFIVGFLLYKGMKKK, translated from the coding sequence ATGGAATCTGTAGCATTTATACAATGGTGTCTCGACCACCTTAATTATTGGACTATAACTTTGTTGATGGCCATTGAAAGTTCCTTTATTCCCTTTCCGTCCGAGGTTGTTGTACCCCCTGCCGCGTACAAAGCTGCGGTGAATGATGAGATGAATGTATATTTGGTTGTATTGTTTTCTACGATCGGTGCCAATATCGGTGCGCTTATAAATTATTATCTGGCATACTGGCTGGGGCGTCCTCTTATATACAAGTTCGCCAACAGTCGTTTCGGGCATATGTGCCTGATCGATCAAGCAAAAGTAGAACATGCGGAAACTTATTTTGATAAGCATGGTGCCCTTTCAACTTTTATTGGCCGCTTAATCCCTGCTGTACGGCAACTTATTTCTATTCCCGCCGGATTAGCAAAAATGAAATTGTCTACATTTCTTCTGTATACTACGCTTGGAGCAGGCTTATGGAATTCCATTCTGGCAATTATAGGTTATAATCTGGCGTCTGTTCCCGGTATTGAAAGTGAAGAACAACTACTGGCTCGGGTTACGGAATACAGCCATGAATTAGGTTACTTCTTTATAGCAGTAGGTGTATTTATCGTAGGATTCCTCTTGTATAAAGGAATGAAGAAGAAATAA
- a CDS encoding DUF3078 domain-containing protein, translated as MNKKQILFVALALLGSEALVAQTEQAENTSPWTREGYVGLKLTQVSLTNWSAGGDNSVAFDLQGTYQANYKKGKHLWNNRLELAYGLNKTGEDGVRKANDKIYMNTNYGYSIAKNWYASAYATFQTQFSPGYDYKVSKDISVSEFMSPAYLTTGLGFTYEPNKIFTVMLSPASWRGTFVLNDRLSDEGAYGVDPGKHLLSGFGANLKGEVRYEFMQNMTVYSRLDLYSDYLHKPQNIDVNWEVQLNMAINKWFSTTLTTNLVYDDDVKITQKDGTKGSRVQFKEILGVGLQFNF; from the coding sequence ATGAATAAAAAACAAATCCTATTCGTTGCCCTTGCACTCTTGGGCAGTGAAGCTTTGGTGGCCCAAACAGAGCAAGCAGAAAATACTTCTCCCTGGACAAGGGAAGGGTATGTCGGGCTAAAATTGACTCAGGTAAGTTTGACAAACTGGTCGGCTGGCGGTGATAACTCAGTCGCTTTTGATTTACAAGGTACGTATCAAGCCAATTATAAAAAAGGTAAACATTTGTGGAACAATCGTCTTGAATTGGCCTACGGTTTGAATAAAACCGGTGAAGATGGTGTCAGGAAGGCTAATGATAAAATATATATGAATACCAATTACGGGTATTCAATTGCGAAGAATTGGTATGCGAGTGCGTATGCTACATTTCAAACTCAGTTTTCTCCGGGATACGATTATAAAGTGAGTAAGGACATTTCTGTTTCCGAATTTATGTCACCGGCTTATTTAACTACTGGCTTGGGGTTTACTTATGAGCCGAATAAGATCTTTACAGTCATGCTATCACCGGCTTCTTGGCGTGGCACATTTGTCTTGAATGACCGCTTGTCAGATGAAGGTGCTTATGGAGTAGATCCAGGAAAACATCTGCTATCCGGTTTCGGGGCAAACTTGAAGGGAGAGGTAAGGTATGAATTTATGCAGAATATGACCGTTTATTCCCGTTTGGACTTGTATTCGGACTATTTACATAAACCTCAGAATATTGATGTGAATTGGGAAGTACAACTGAATATGGCAATCAATAAATGGTTCTCAACGACCTTGACAACCAATTTGGTATACGATGATGATGTGAAAATTACTCAAAAAGACGGTACTAAAGGGTCGCGAGTGCAATTTAAAGAAATCTTAGGAGTAGGCTTACAGTTTAATTTTTGA